ACGAAAGAACCTGATTTTTTTGGATTCTTTTCAAATGAGCTGGAAGGTTTTTCAGGTATAGGCCATTCTATAGAAGATTGTTTGTTCAAAGCAAAATGGGGTATGATAGAACATACTAAATTATTAAAAAAACAAGGTTTGGAGGTACCTCCCCATAATCCTAACCCTACCATTATTATTCAAAATGAAAGCCAGATTGAAGCAGCTTGAAAATAGCATTTTATAAATCGTGAATGAGTTAAGCGCAGCGGTCTCAGTTCTGCTTGAGAAAAAATA
Above is a window of candidate division KSB1 bacterium DNA encoding:
- a CDS encoding type II toxin-antitoxin system HicB family antitoxin, which gives rise to MIELQYSLVIEATKEPDFFGFFSNELEGFSGIGHSIEDCLFKAKWGMIEHTKLLKKQGLEVPPHNPNPTIIIQNESQIEAA